One region of Aminobacterium colombiense DSM 12261 genomic DNA includes:
- a CDS encoding IclR family transcriptional regulator, with protein sequence MAGARKNPGYVQSIERAMSIIEVLDEHGELGISEISDELGLEPSTVHRIVSTLKGLGYVNQNRENHKYSNSFKLFEIGNNVVKALGLKKQAMPFMRELSDKTNEAVNLAVMDGKYVIYIDKIESQSTIRVDLSVGKRMPTYCTGLGKIMLAYMPETKVRELLEDEPFARFTKNTVPDLETLFQHLARIRKQGYCIDNEEYIEGLFCVAAPVWGHSGEVLAALSVAVPKFLYADTERLFAIRDLVIDVAKRFSTTLGYKS encoded by the coding sequence ATGGCTGGCGCCAGAAAAAATCCCGGATACGTCCAATCCATAGAAAGAGCCATGTCGATTATAGAAGTTCTTGACGAACACGGAGAGTTAGGAATTTCTGAAATAAGCGATGAACTTGGTTTGGAGCCAAGCACTGTCCATCGTATCGTTTCTACCCTCAAAGGCCTTGGTTATGTGAATCAAAACCGCGAAAATCATAAATACTCCAACAGTTTCAAGCTTTTTGAAATAGGAAATAACGTGGTTAAGGCCCTTGGTCTAAAAAAGCAGGCCATGCCTTTTATGCGAGAGCTTTCTGATAAAACAAATGAAGCCGTAAATTTAGCTGTTATGGATGGCAAGTATGTTATTTACATCGATAAGATTGAAAGCCAATCGACCATACGTGTAGATCTTTCTGTAGGAAAACGCATGCCAACATATTGCACAGGCCTCGGAAAGATCATGCTCGCGTATATGCCTGAAACAAAGGTAAGGGAACTTCTTGAAGATGAACCATTCGCGCGTTTTACTAAAAACACGGTTCCCGACCTTGAAACCTTATTTCAGCATCTTGCCCGTATAAGGAAGCAGGGATATTGCATCGACAATGAAGAATATATTGAGGGGCTGTTTTGCGTAGCGGCTCCAGTATGGGGTCATTCTGGTGAAGTTTTGGCCGCTCTTAGTGTGGCGGTCCCCAAGTTTCTTTACGCAGATACAGAACGTCTTTTCGCCATTCGGGATTTGGTAATAGATGTGGCCAAACGTTTTTCGACCACCCTTGGATACAAATCCTGA
- a CDS encoding YbaK/EbsC family protein has protein sequence MRMTTLLTPTLKKEPAGWQDPGAIRLLRGGYALDLHHGEWSLLPLGALLRDNVAWTFIHAFMDGGFQQLEDLLYRKEGIQLLAQRVVQSYRDLPLRVMELRGGRLLLSGIEASSSEECQKNLLYFIENLLENMALSGVKIEDATLGKEGAYIALHAEEEFAASSEGVECPSCGWHGTTHAHAGETKPFRTEEESSVQEVFTPGAESIDALCSYLEVSSEQTIKTMFYMAEVNGVFQPVTVLIRGDRQISERKLLVSLGATEVRIAEEKELIEIMGQKPGFLGPVGLPDKLLVIADSSVEGCKGVVTGANRPEYHLTGVTWGRDFKTERVADIALLEEGMDCPHCGSALRKYLWNGVAAVWGEPEDALETLYQDQSGSSQKCALWKGWIHLDSIITALARQKTYPLGLAPFDVDIIVPSIKDETAMELATNLYHEMVHQGVVALFDDRNERAGAKFADFELFGIPAKVVVGRKAAEGIVEVQYGEEVKEMQACHVTCFLSSLLNDDDTQL, from the coding sequence ATGAGAATGACAACGTTGCTTACCCCTACTTTAAAAAAGGAACCCGCGGGATGGCAGGATCCAGGTGCTATTCGTCTTCTTCGAGGAGGCTATGCCCTTGATCTTCACCATGGGGAGTGGAGTTTGCTTCCCTTGGGAGCATTGCTGAGGGACAATGTTGCCTGGACCTTTATCCATGCCTTTATGGACGGGGGTTTTCAGCAGCTGGAAGACCTTCTTTATAGAAAAGAAGGAATTCAATTGCTTGCGCAGAGGGTGGTTCAAAGCTACCGGGATCTTCCTCTGCGGGTAATGGAGCTTCGGGGAGGGCGGTTGCTTCTCAGCGGAATAGAGGCTTCTTCATCGGAAGAATGTCAAAAAAATTTGCTGTATTTCATTGAAAACCTCCTTGAGAACATGGCTCTGTCCGGTGTCAAAATAGAAGATGCAACCCTGGGAAAAGAAGGAGCCTACATTGCCCTCCACGCAGAAGAAGAGTTTGCCGCATCTTCAGAAGGGGTAGAATGCCCTTCCTGCGGATGGCATGGTACTACCCATGCCCATGCAGGGGAAACCAAGCCTTTTCGAACAGAAGAGGAGTCTTCAGTGCAGGAAGTTTTCACCCCTGGAGCCGAGTCTATAGACGCCCTCTGCTCCTATCTCGAGGTTTCTTCGGAACAAACAATAAAGACCATGTTCTATATGGCCGAAGTGAATGGCGTCTTCCAGCCGGTGACAGTTCTTATCAGAGGAGATAGGCAGATAAGCGAACGGAAGCTTCTTGTATCACTGGGGGCGACGGAAGTTCGCATTGCAGAGGAAAAAGAACTTATAGAAATCATGGGGCAAAAGCCAGGGTTCCTCGGACCTGTAGGCCTCCCTGACAAACTTCTTGTCATCGCAGATTCAAGTGTGGAAGGTTGCAAAGGTGTTGTAACAGGAGCAAATCGGCCGGAATACCACCTCACTGGAGTGACGTGGGGGCGTGATTTCAAAACGGAACGTGTTGCCGATATTGCTCTTCTTGAAGAAGGGATGGATTGCCCTCATTGCGGCTCAGCCTTGAGGAAGTATCTGTGGAATGGCGTAGCGGCAGTATGGGGAGAACCCGAAGACGCGCTAGAGACCCTTTACCAGGATCAGAGCGGCTCGTCTCAGAAGTGCGCGCTATGGAAGGGCTGGATCCATCTTGATAGCATTATAACGGCCCTGGCGAGACAAAAAACATATCCCTTGGGATTGGCGCCTTTTGATGTGGATATTATAGTGCCATCTATAAAAGACGAAACTGCCATGGAATTGGCGACGAACCTCTATCACGAAATGGTCCATCAGGGAGTCGTTGCTCTTTTCGATGACAGAAATGAGAGGGCAGGCGCTAAATTTGCGGATTTTGAGCTTTTTGGCATTCCAGCAAAAGTTGTTGTAGGGAGAAAAGCGGCTGAGGGAATCGTGGAAGTACAGTACGGTGAAGAAGTAAAGGAAATGCAGGCATGCCATGTAACGTGTTTCCTCTCCTCTTTGCTCAATGACGATGACACGCAGCTGTGA
- the sdaAB gene encoding L-serine ammonia-lyase, iron-sulfur-dependent subunit beta translates to MALTDIIGPVMIGPSSSHTAGAARLGRLALACWGSDPLESVEIFLRGSFAHTSYGHGTDRALIAGLLDMAPDDIRLRDALLIARERKFNYRFDAEEIDGAHPNSARFVFTGKDGRTLEVIGASIGGGAVELQQVDGFNVSVSGELPSLITFHQDTHGVVAAVTRLFADMKINIATLSLYRKSKGGKASLVIELDLQSPPHRSVREAIEKAHPSIERVLPLYNEGGNVS, encoded by the coding sequence ATGGCACTTACAGATATTATAGGGCCGGTTATGATTGGTCCATCTTCCAGTCATACTGCTGGTGCGGCCCGTCTTGGCCGACTGGCTTTAGCATGCTGGGGAAGTGATCCCCTGGAAAGTGTTGAAATATTTTTGCGCGGGAGTTTCGCCCACACAAGCTATGGGCATGGAACAGATAGAGCCCTCATTGCAGGACTTCTCGATATGGCTCCAGATGATATTCGGTTGCGTGACGCCTTGCTGATCGCAAGAGAGCGAAAGTTCAATTATCGTTTTGATGCCGAAGAGATAGATGGGGCACATCCGAACTCTGCTCGATTTGTTTTTACCGGCAAAGATGGCAGAACCCTTGAGGTTATCGGAGCCTCTATTGGCGGTGGAGCAGTAGAGCTTCAACAGGTTGACGGCTTTAACGTGAGTGTGTCAGGAGAGCTCCCTTCTCTTATAACCTTTCATCAGGATACCCATGGTGTGGTCGCGGCAGTAACAAGGCTCTTTGCAGATATGAAGATCAATATTGCCACATTGAGCCTGTATCGAAAATCCAAGGGAGGAAAGGCTTCCCTTGTTATTGAACTCGACCTTCAGTCTCCGCCCCATAGAAGTGTCAGGGAGGCTATTGAGAAGGCGCACCCATCTATTGAACGGGTATTGCCCCTATACAATGAGGGAGGAAACGTATCATGA
- the panF gene encoding sodium/pantothenate symporter gives MEQRVSMILPLVLYLGGVMAIALWSQRIGKKSRDTKSFIEEYFLGSRSMGGFVLAMAIITTYTSASSFVGGPGVAYKMGLGWILLAMIQVPTAFLTLGVLGKKFAIIARRIQAVTVTEFLRVRYRNDLVVILSSIALLIFFMASMLAQFIGGARLFQSITGYPYLIGLIIFGITVILYTTVGGFRAVVLTDTIQGSMMVVASIALLWSVVHAGGGMTAVMTRLYEIDPALITPFGPDNFISKPFILSFWVLVGFAILGLPQTTVKCMGYKDSRSMHNAMIIGTFIVGFLMLCMHMVGALGRAVIPDIQVGDLAVPTLTIKLLSPFWAGVFIAGPLAAIMSTVDSMLILASAAIIKDLYLNYLCKDPEKVNPAALGRMSFISTGILGILVFIAALKPPSLLVWINLFAFGGLEAVFLWPTILGLYWKRANAVGALCSIIAGCGAFFYFTITKVTWMGTHQIVPTILVGLIAFIIGAYAGKRPDDETIRIFWE, from the coding sequence ATGGAACAGAGAGTATCTATGATCCTGCCCCTTGTTCTTTATCTTGGCGGTGTTATGGCTATCGCTCTTTGGAGCCAAAGAATAGGCAAAAAATCAAGGGACACAAAAAGTTTTATTGAAGAGTATTTTCTTGGGAGCCGCTCAATGGGCGGGTTTGTCCTGGCCATGGCTATTATTACAACCTATACAAGCGCTAGCAGTTTTGTGGGGGGGCCCGGTGTCGCCTATAAAATGGGCCTTGGCTGGATACTTTTGGCGATGATACAGGTTCCTACCGCTTTTTTGACCCTGGGCGTTCTTGGGAAAAAGTTTGCCATTATAGCCCGTCGCATTCAGGCCGTTACAGTTACGGAATTCTTGCGGGTTCGTTACCGGAATGATCTTGTGGTCATTCTCTCTTCTATAGCTCTTCTTATATTCTTCATGGCATCAATGCTCGCTCAATTTATTGGCGGGGCGAGACTTTTTCAATCCATCACAGGCTACCCCTATCTTATAGGCCTAATTATTTTTGGCATTACGGTGATCCTCTACACAACAGTGGGGGGATTTAGAGCTGTTGTGCTTACTGACACCATACAAGGGTCCATGATGGTTGTGGCATCAATAGCGTTACTTTGGAGCGTTGTTCATGCAGGAGGGGGCATGACTGCCGTTATGACCCGTCTCTATGAAATAGATCCCGCCCTCATCACCCCTTTTGGACCTGATAATTTTATTTCTAAACCCTTTATTCTTTCTTTTTGGGTTTTAGTGGGATTTGCCATTCTGGGTCTTCCTCAAACAACGGTGAAGTGTATGGGCTACAAAGATTCCCGTTCCATGCATAATGCCATGATAATTGGAACTTTTATCGTGGGATTCCTTATGCTTTGTATGCATATGGTGGGAGCTCTCGGGCGAGCTGTTATTCCAGATATTCAGGTTGGAGATCTTGCAGTGCCCACTTTGACAATAAAACTCCTTTCCCCTTTTTGGGCAGGTGTTTTTATAGCGGGCCCCCTAGCGGCTATTATGTCAACGGTGGACTCTATGCTTATTCTCGCTTCTGCAGCCATCATTAAAGATCTTTATTTAAACTACCTTTGTAAAGATCCGGAAAAAGTAAATCCAGCTGCCCTTGGGAGGATGAGTTTTATTTCCACAGGAATTTTGGGCATCCTTGTTTTTATCGCGGCCCTTAAACCTCCTTCTCTTCTAGTCTGGATCAATCTGTTTGCCTTCGGTGGCCTTGAAGCGGTCTTTCTCTGGCCTACAATTTTAGGCCTTTATTGGAAAAGAGCCAATGCTGTTGGCGCTCTCTGCTCTATCATTGCCGGGTGCGGCGCTTTCTTTTATTTCACCATCACTAAGGTTACATGGATGGGAACCCACCAAATAGTGCCAACTATCCTTGTCGGTCTTATTGCCTTTATCATCGGTGCCTATGCAGGAAAAAGACCTGACGACGAAACAATCAGGATCTTCTGGGAGTAG
- the sdaAA gene encoding L-serine ammonia-lyase, iron-sulfur-dependent, subunit alpha gives MRSLAEVIALSLNQNSSFCQAALSKEELETGLSIEHIREGMKERLTDMEKSVSDALSQKWDGKVVKSDFGKMNDYSQSQQSLSSEYILRASEIALAVATYNAAMGRIVAAPTAGSCGILPGLLFAYKELFRPEEEALVDALIVAGSVGEVVASRATLAGAEGGCQAECGAAVAMGAAALVALRGGTSEAIGHSVALTFKSILGLVCDPVGGLVESPCIKRNGLLVSLAVLGADMALAGVESIIPADEVIDAMAQVGRAIPESLRETAQGGLAITPTARRLVAEIFHERW, from the coding sequence ATGAGATCACTTGCGGAAGTTATAGCTCTGAGCCTGAACCAAAACAGCTCTTTTTGCCAAGCAGCATTATCGAAGGAAGAGCTGGAAACAGGTCTCTCTATTGAGCATATTCGAGAAGGAATGAAGGAGCGGCTTACAGATATGGAAAAGTCTGTTTCTGACGCCCTCTCTCAAAAATGGGATGGTAAAGTCGTTAAATCTGATTTTGGAAAAATGAATGACTACTCTCAAAGTCAACAATCTTTATCCAGCGAGTATATATTGCGAGCTAGCGAGATCGCTTTGGCGGTGGCAACCTATAATGCTGCGATGGGTCGTATTGTGGCGGCTCCTACAGCGGGGAGCTGCGGCATTTTGCCAGGCCTCCTTTTTGCCTATAAAGAGCTTTTTCGCCCTGAGGAAGAAGCTCTTGTCGATGCTTTGATAGTGGCTGGCTCTGTAGGGGAAGTCGTAGCTTCCAGAGCGACGCTGGCAGGAGCTGAAGGAGGTTGTCAGGCTGAATGCGGCGCTGCTGTAGCCATGGGAGCCGCCGCTCTTGTGGCCCTTCGGGGGGGGACAAGTGAAGCCATAGGGCACAGTGTTGCCCTGACCTTCAAATCCATACTCGGCCTCGTTTGCGATCCTGTAGGGGGATTGGTGGAATCACCATGCATTAAGAGAAATGGGCTGCTCGTTTCACTGGCTGTCCTGGGGGCGGACATGGCTCTTGCCGGCGTGGAATCAATAATTCCAGCCGATGAAGTTATCGATGCTATGGCACAGGTTGGCCGTGCCATCCCGGAATCTTTGCGGGAAACGGCTCAAGGCGGTCTTGCCATTACCCCAACGGCCCGCCGTCTTGTAGCGGAAATTTTCCACGAGAGGTGGTAG
- a CDS encoding PLP-dependent aminotransferase family protein — protein sequence MNKYIFAERMKNFQASDIAAILKVTADPEIISFAGGLPAPELFPIDEMKEVVAYVLEKHGTKALQYSTTEGHVPLREKIASRMNRKYQTRLESDNIMITTGSQQSLDLLAKMFIDDGDVILCESPTYLGALSAFNGYNPRYVEVETDADGMVPEALEEALKREKRAKAVYVIPDFQNPTGKTWTFERRRAFMEVINRYNIVVFEDNPYGELRFKGVVPPSLKSFDTKGQVVLLGTFSKIFCPGMRIAWLCAEGEIYEKFSYLKQAADLHSPTLSQYEIDTYMEMYDLDAHVGRIIDVYKERCGIMIEAMRAELPPSVSYTVPEGGLFTWVVLPENLSARDVLMTCIEKKVAFVPGGAFFPNGGHENTLRLNYSNMPPERIVQGIKLLGNAIKEHLR from the coding sequence AACAAATACATTTTTGCAGAGCGGATGAAAAATTTTCAGGCATCGGATATCGCCGCCATTCTAAAGGTGACAGCTGATCCTGAGATTATTTCTTTCGCCGGCGGCCTTCCGGCTCCAGAACTATTTCCGATTGATGAGATGAAAGAAGTTGTTGCTTACGTTCTCGAGAAGCACGGCACAAAAGCCTTGCAATACTCGACAACAGAAGGACATGTTCCTTTGCGGGAAAAGATCGCGAGCCGGATGAACCGGAAATACCAGACCCGTTTGGAGAGCGACAACATAATGATCACCACGGGATCCCAACAGTCTCTTGACCTGCTGGCTAAGATGTTTATCGACGACGGAGATGTCATCTTATGCGAAAGCCCTACCTATCTCGGTGCTCTCAGTGCCTTTAACGGCTATAACCCGCGGTACGTGGAAGTCGAGACAGACGCAGACGGAATGGTTCCAGAGGCTCTCGAAGAGGCTCTGAAAAGAGAAAAAAGAGCCAAAGCAGTCTACGTTATTCCAGATTTTCAGAACCCCACAGGCAAAACGTGGACTTTTGAGAGAAGAAGAGCCTTTATGGAAGTTATTAACCGTTACAATATAGTGGTCTTTGAAGATAACCCCTATGGTGAGCTTCGATTTAAAGGGGTCGTACCCCCTTCTCTGAAATCTTTTGACACAAAAGGGCAGGTGGTTCTTCTTGGAACCTTCTCTAAGATCTTTTGCCCGGGAATGAGGATTGCCTGGCTTTGCGCAGAAGGAGAAATATATGAAAAGTTTTCGTACCTTAAGCAGGCTGCTGATCTTCATTCCCCTACGCTGAGTCAGTATGAGATCGACACCTATATGGAAATGTACGATCTTGACGCCCATGTAGGTCGTATCATAGATGTCTATAAGGAACGGTGCGGCATTATGATAGAGGCGATGAGGGCAGAGTTGCCGCCTTCAGTTTCATACACCGTGCCGGAAGGCGGGCTTTTTACATGGGTAGTGTTGCCTGAAAATCTCAGTGCCAGAGACGTGCTCATGACCTGTATTGAAAAGAAGGTTGCCTTTGTACCGGGAGGAGCCTTCTTCCCTAACGGCGGTCATGAGAACACCTTACGCTTGAACTATTCCAACATGCCGCCAGAGAGAATTGTACAGGGAATCAAACTACTTGGAAACGCTATAAAAGAACACCTTCGTTAA
- a CDS encoding 4Fe-4S binding protein: MKSQKIRLAVQLAFLIFLSWIGYRHQLLGGGPEGVPPVDALCPFGGIEGLYAYLKTGTWLRRLAPSSLVLFAGVVAMTVVVGRVFCSWICPLGTIGELSAKVARKLAITPRELPESVDRPARYLKYAILAIILFFTWKLGTLAWRNYDPWVAWMHLSAGWKEVVEKPWAYIVLFGAVIAASLWIERFWCRYLCPLGALLALGQKLSLVKIRRNDSSCIHCHLCHTSCPVNLNPEAKETENSAECIACGRCTDTCPVEKTLSFGTKKKFFSSLAVGIVGLLLFFGFYGAARLSGKWMTYAPSTTEGVRNAASGIYGWMTLHQVSETVKLTEEEVIAITNLPAGVPRDVSLKNIEGVDDEEIRALLEAYLEKQKTEIPSSPKTTPQNPEEIKGSMTLSSIAETYGLAAEKILAEAGWPMDAPKDKPLKELAAEYKTEVSVIREAVKKLLK; encoded by the coding sequence ATGAAATCGCAAAAGATCCGTCTGGCCGTTCAACTTGCATTTCTCATCTTCCTATCGTGGATAGGCTATCGGCATCAACTTCTAGGAGGCGGCCCCGAAGGAGTGCCGCCAGTAGATGCTTTATGCCCATTTGGAGGTATAGAGGGATTATATGCTTATTTAAAAACAGGGACATGGCTAAGGAGATTGGCACCAAGCTCTCTTGTGTTGTTTGCTGGTGTCGTAGCAATGACCGTTGTCGTAGGGCGTGTTTTTTGCAGCTGGATCTGCCCCTTGGGAACCATAGGCGAGCTTTCCGCAAAAGTGGCTCGGAAATTGGCCATAACCCCCAGAGAGCTGCCAGAGTCTGTTGATCGGCCAGCACGATATCTAAAGTATGCCATTCTCGCCATCATTCTCTTTTTTACATGGAAACTCGGCACCCTCGCATGGCGTAATTATGATCCGTGGGTAGCATGGATGCACCTCAGCGCAGGCTGGAAGGAAGTAGTGGAAAAGCCCTGGGCATATATAGTGCTCTTTGGTGCTGTAATTGCCGCGAGTTTATGGATTGAGCGATTCTGGTGCCGTTATCTTTGTCCTCTCGGAGCTCTTCTTGCCCTTGGCCAGAAATTAAGTCTGGTAAAGATTCGTCGAAATGATTCATCTTGTATTCATTGTCATCTATGTCATACGTCATGTCCCGTGAATCTCAACCCTGAAGCAAAAGAAACAGAAAACAGCGCGGAATGTATTGCCTGTGGACGATGTACTGACACGTGTCCTGTGGAGAAAACTCTCTCTTTCGGAACGAAAAAGAAATTCTTCTCCTCTCTCGCCGTCGGAATAGTCGGCTTACTTCTCTTCTTTGGTTTTTACGGTGCAGCCCGGCTATCTGGGAAATGGATGACCTACGCCCCATCTACTACTGAAGGTGTAAGGAATGCAGCAAGCGGTATCTATGGGTGGATGACCCTTCACCAGGTATCGGAAACTGTGAAACTTACCGAGGAGGAGGTTATTGCCATTACAAATCTTCCAGCTGGCGTTCCTCGCGATGTTTCGCTAAAAAACATTGAAGGGGTTGATGATGAGGAAATTCGAGCACTCCTTGAAGCCTATTTGGAAAAACAAAAAACTGAGATCCCTTCGTCCCCCAAAACAACTCCTCAGAACCCGGAAGAAATAAAAGGTTCGATGACGCTGTCGAGCATTGCAGAAACCTATGGACTCGCAGCTGAAAAGATACTGGCTGAGGCAGGATGGCCCATGGATGCCCCAAAGGACAAACCTTTAAAGGAACTCGCCGCGGAATACAAAACAGAAGTAAGTGTTATTCGTGAAGCAGTGAAAAAGCTTTTAAAATAG
- a CDS encoding peptidylprolyl isomerase, with the protein MRKNVKLLIAMAIIATVVLSGVAGAKEVEKSDGDKVLAQVGDVEIKGQDVEDVIKSLDPQQRMYYENEQGRKAILEELINLEVFVRWAQENDVEKDPIFIERLENIKREILRQVALEKMFGNVSVSEKEARDYYTAHVTDFMIPSQIRASHILVENEEEAKRIREEIKTEKITFEDAAQKYSSCPSKAQKGDLGYFQSDQVVPEFSQAAGALKKGEISAPVKSQYGWHIIRLEDKKPGSLQPFEEVKGQIETNLLREKRAQIYTDETERLRKQYGVKVFENK; encoded by the coding sequence ATGAGGAAAAATGTGAAACTTTTAATTGCCATGGCTATAATCGCAACGGTGGTCTTGAGTGGAGTTGCAGGGGCAAAAGAAGTTGAGAAGTCTGATGGTGACAAAGTGTTGGCCCAGGTTGGAGATGTAGAAATAAAAGGGCAGGACGTAGAAGATGTAATAAAATCTCTTGACCCCCAGCAGCGCATGTACTATGAGAATGAACAGGGACGCAAGGCCATTCTCGAAGAACTGATCAACCTTGAAGTCTTCGTGCGATGGGCCCAAGAAAATGATGTTGAGAAAGATCCAATTTTTATAGAGCGGCTTGAAAACATAAAAAGAGAAATCCTTCGTCAGGTTGCCCTTGAAAAAATGTTTGGCAATGTTTCTGTGAGCGAAAAAGAGGCCAGAGACTATTACACGGCTCATGTCACGGATTTTATGATCCCGTCCCAGATAAGGGCGAGCCATATTCTTGTAGAAAATGAAGAGGAAGCGAAAAGAATAAGAGAAGAGATAAAAACAGAAAAAATTACCTTCGAAGATGCTGCCCAGAAATATTCGTCCTGCCCCTCTAAAGCCCAGAAAGGGGATCTTGGGTATTTCCAGAGCGACCAGGTTGTTCCAGAATTCAGCCAGGCTGCCGGAGCTCTTAAAAAAGGAGAAATAAGCGCGCCGGTAAAGAGTCAGTATGGCTGGCATATTATCAGGCTCGAAGATAAAAAACCGGGTTCACTGCAGCCCTTTGAAGAAGTTAAAGGACAGATTGAAACCAACCTTCTTCGTGAGAAACGGGCTCAGATCTATACAGACGAAACAGAACGCCTTCGAAAACAATACGGTGTCAAGGTCTTCGAAAATAAATAA
- a CDS encoding DUF2179 domain-containing protein, with protein sequence MDLLGLVLIFSARILDVSLGTVRILFLVRGRRQLAAVTGFLEVMIYMSVLGYILGGGASLTFPQLIAYASGYGAGNFVGSLLEEKLLRAFVTLEIILERNQETQAIIEQIREAGFGATVLVGKGRAGLRLVVKVICNRSDIRHILGLVDEKGFVCISDVKGCWGGHFKIKGK encoded by the coding sequence GTGGATTTGCTAGGCCTTGTCCTTATATTCAGTGCGCGTATTCTTGATGTCAGTCTTGGAACGGTCAGAATCCTTTTTCTAGTGAGAGGGAGACGGCAGCTAGCTGCAGTTACAGGTTTTTTAGAAGTTATGATCTATATGTCAGTTCTTGGATATATTCTAGGAGGGGGAGCTTCGCTTACATTCCCCCAGCTTATAGCCTACGCAAGTGGGTATGGCGCTGGAAATTTTGTCGGCTCTCTTCTTGAAGAAAAGTTGCTCCGCGCTTTCGTCACCCTTGAAATTATTCTTGAAAGGAACCAGGAGACGCAAGCTATTATTGAACAGATAAGAGAAGCTGGTTTTGGTGCTACAGTTCTCGTTGGGAAGGGGCGCGCAGGACTTCGCCTCGTAGTAAAAGTTATTTGTAACCGCTCTGATATTCGTCATATTCTAGGCCTTGTTGATGAAAAGGGTTTTGTCTGTATCTCGGATGTCAAAGGATGTTGGGGTGGCCATTTCAAAATAAAGGGAAAATAA
- a CDS encoding deaminase, whose amino-acid sequence MDQEKVFWRMLDVIEDFIVPETRLAVPHGHKIFGAAIVRRSDLSLVVAETNHEGWSPLWHGEVYTIKKFFELDDHPDPRECIFLSTHEPCSMCLSSIAWSGFPQIYFLFGYEQTRNAFNIPYDIQILNEVFNCPKPSRKNKFFESFSLQEMVLQLSEPDLAKARLEKLQRIYNELSDVYQAREKKRS is encoded by the coding sequence ATGGATCAGGAAAAAGTATTTTGGAGAATGCTTGATGTCATTGAAGATTTTATTGTTCCCGAAACCCGTTTGGCGGTGCCCCATGGCCATAAAATTTTTGGCGCGGCCATTGTGCGTCGTTCTGACCTCTCCCTTGTAGTGGCAGAAACAAATCATGAAGGGTGGAGCCCCCTTTGGCATGGGGAAGTCTATACTATAAAAAAATTTTTCGAACTTGATGACCATCCCGATCCTAGAGAATGTATCTTTCTCTCAACACATGAACCCTGTTCCATGTGCCTTTCTTCCATTGCGTGGTCAGGGTTTCCTCAGATTTATTTTCTTTTTGGGTATGAACAAACAAGAAACGCTTTTAACATTCCCTACGATATCCAAATTTTAAATGAAGTCTTTAATTGCCCCAAGCCAAGTCGTAAAAACAAATTTTTTGAAAGTTTTTCCTTACAGGAGATGGTTTTGCAACTGAGCGAGCCTGATCTTGCAAAGGCGAGGTTAGAAAAGCTGCAACGCATATATAATGAACTGTCAGATGTATACCAGGCGAGAGAAAAAAAACGATCTTGA
- a CDS encoding YhdT family protein, with translation MKKKERFGQAHKEALISLGLYGVFFAWWYGAAYGLGSGDPSSYTYIWGMPSWFFYSCIVGYVVISFLVWAVVRFFFKEIPLDEPSKEEGSEL, from the coding sequence GTGAAAAAAAAGGAGCGTTTCGGCCAAGCTCATAAGGAAGCCCTGATATCTTTGGGACTTTATGGCGTCTTTTTCGCCTGGTGGTATGGAGCGGCCTATGGACTGGGTAGTGGAGATCCATCTTCATACACATATATTTGGGGCATGCCCTCATGGTTTTTTTATAGTTGCATTGTTGGCTATGTCGTCATTTCTTTTCTTGTCTGGGCCGTTGTAAGGTTCTTTTTTAAAGAAATTCCTCTAGATGAGCCCTCGAAAGAAGAGGGGAGCGAATTGTAA